CATGGCAAAGCCCCATTTCTGGCCGGACCATTACATCCAGAACACAAAGTCGGCAGAAGAGGCCATCGGTCTGATCAAACCGGGCCAGCGGGTGTTCATCGGCTCATCCTGCGGGGAACCCCAGCATCTGGTTCGGGTCCTGGCCAATGCCTCGAGCAGCTTCATGGACATCGAAATCGTCCGGGTCATGTCTCTCGAAAGCACCCCCCTGACCCTGATCGCCAACAAGACCCAGGATCAGATCCTGAATATCCGATCGTTCTATCTGGGGTCCGCCAAACCCAAAAGCCTTTCGCGCAACCTGCGTTTCATCACGCCGCTCAACCTCTCCGCCATACCCAGACTCTTCAAGAGCCGGATGATGCCTGTGCATATCGCGCTCATTCAGACAACGCCTCCAGACGATTTCGGATGGCTCAGCCTCGGCATCTCCGTCGATATCACCCTTGCGGCGGCCCAATCCGCGGATCTGGTCATCGCCCAGATCAACCCGAAAATGCCGCGTGTGCTGGGCCAGAGCTTCATCCACGTCAACGATGTGGACATTTTCGTGGAATACGAAGAACCCCTGCTGGGCGTTCCCAAGACACCGGAACTCGAAGCGGCCAACACCATCGGCAGACTGATTTCCCGGCATATCGAGGATGGCTCCACCATTCAGATCAGCCCCGGCACCACCCCCCAGGCGACGATGCTGGCGCTTCAGGACAAGAACGATCTCGGAATCCATACCCAATACATGACCAGCGACATCATGCATCTGTATTCCGCGGGCATCATCACCAACCGATGCAAGGGGTTCAACGACGGCAAGATGGTGGCCAGCACCGCCATCGGAGACGACAACCTGTACGAATTCATTCACGACAATCCGGCCGTCGAGTTTCATCCTTCCGATTACGTGAACAACCCCTCCATCATTGCGCGCCACAACCGGATGGTAGCCCTCAATGTCGTCACGGCCATCGACCTGACCGGGCAGGTCGCGGCCGATTCCCTGCCGTACACCCAGTTTTCCGGGGTTACCGGAATGATGGATTTCATCCGGGGCGCCACCCAGGCGGAAGGCGGAAAATCGATTCTGCTGATGCCATCCACGGATGCCACCGGAAAAAAAAGCCGGATTCTGCCGCTTCTGAACGATCGGGCCATTGTCATCCCGCGAGGGGATGTCCACTATGTGGCAACGGAATATGGCGTGGTCAATCTTTTTGGAAAGAGCTTCCAGGAGAGGGCGCTTGCCATGATCAGCATCGCCCATCCGGCTTTCCGGGACGAGCTGTTTTTCGAAGCGAAGAAAATGGGCCTCTTCAGCCAGGAGCGCACCCTGACCGAATCCATGCATGGGGTCTATCCCGTCGAACTCGAAGAGAATCTCAAAATCGACGGGGAAACCGTTACGATCCGGCCGGCCAAACCCATCGACGAGCGCCGCATCCAGGAGCATTTCTACTCCCTCGACAAAAACGATGTCATTTCCCGCTTTTTCCATGAAAAAACGAGTTTTCTGAGAAAGGAAATGCAGGGCATTTCCCAGATCGATTATGTGAAAAACCTGACGATGCTCGCGGTCGTCGGCGAATTCGGTTTTGGCAAGGTGGTTGCCATCGGCGAATACCTGATCGAAGAATCCAAGAATCTGGCGGAAGTGGCCTTTTCGGTCAGCCATGAGTGGCAGGGCAAGAAGCTCGGTAAAATTCTGCTGCACAAACTGGCCATGGCCGCCAAGCAAAACGGCATTGCAGGGCTGATCGCATTCACGAATCACGATAACCAGGGAATGATCCGGCTGTTCGAAACGCTTCCTTACAAGATCAAAAAGACGTTCGAGGAAGATGTGCTCGTTTTGATATGCCGGTTCGATGAACCCAAAGCTTAAGGAAGCAGTCATGAAAGGATATACCGTTCGATTTTTACCGCACGACAAGACCATAACGGTCGACGAAGGAACAACGGTCCTCCGGGCGGCCATGGCGGCAGGTGTGCACATCAACGCATCCTGCGGCGGAGAAGGCGTATGTGGAAAATGCCGGGTCCTGATCGAAACCGGCGCCGTGGAAGGCGGTATTACCGAAAAATTGAGCCGGCAAGACATCGAGCAGGGCTACCGTCAGGCATGCCTATCGACGATCCGGGGAGACCTCACGGTTCGCATTCCCGTTGAATCCGTCGTCGATGCCAGTATTCTGAACATGCAAAGCACCCCCCGCCGGATGGCCGGCATCCAGGAACCTGACTTCAATGAACTCAAGGAACAGGGTCTGTTCCTGCCACCGGTCGAAAAGAAATATCTCGAATTGCCCGAGCCATCCCATCAGGACAACCTGCCGGATGTCAGCCGCCTGATCGGATTTCTGAAACTGGAGCACGATGAGCACCGGCTCGTCGTCTCGCTTCCGGTCATCCGAAAACTTCCGGGCATCCTGCGCCAGAGCGGATTCAAAATCACGGCCACCCTTGCAAGGCCCGTTCATCCCGGCCGAAAAACCCACATCATCAACGTCCAGCCAGGCGATACGACAGACCGCAATTACGCCATCGCCATCGACATCGGCACGACAACCGTTTACGGCCAGCTCATCGATCTGATCACCGGCAATGTGCTCGCCCAGTTCGGCGATTTCAACGCCCAGATCAGCTACGGCGAGGATGTGATCAGCCGGATCATGTATGCCGAAAAACCCGGGGGGCTCGATAAACTCCATGAAGTCGTCATCGGCACCATCAACGGCATTATCGCAAAGATGCTGAAAAAATCCGGGATCGACCGGGATGATGTGAACGCCATCACCCTGGCCGGAAACACCACCATGACCCAGCTCATGCTCAAGGTCGATCCGCGATACATCCGCAGATCACCTTATGTGCCGGCATCGACCATCTACCCGCCCATCATGGCCAAATCTCTGGACTTCGAGCTGGGCGATCATGTGACGGCTCTGGTCTACCCCCAGATTTCGAGCTACGTCGGCGGGGATATCGTCTCCGGGGTCATGGGATCGGGCATGTACCGCACCGAGGAGCTTACCCTGTACCTGGACATCGGCACCAACGCCGAAATCGTCATCGGCAACAAGGACTGGCTGGCCTGCGCCGCCTGCTCCGCCGGGCCCGCCTTCGAAGGCGGCGGCATCACCTTCGGGATGCGGGCCACCAAGGGTGCGATCGAGGATTTTTCCATCGACCCGATCACGCTCGAGCCCATGAACATCACGATCGGAAACGTCCGGCCCAAGGGAATCTGCGGATCGGGGCTCATCATCATGGTGGCCACCCTTTTCGAGATGGGCATCATCGACAACAAGGGAAAGTTCAACCGGGATTTGAAAACGCCCCGAATCCGCGAAACCGAAGGCATTGTGGAGTACGTCCTGGCCTTTGCCGAAAACACCCAGATCGACAGGGACATCGTCCTGACAGAACCCGACATCGACAACCTGATCCGCGCCAAGGGAGCGATTTACAGCGGATGCATGACCCTGCTCGAAGAAGTCGGGCTGAACGTGAATGATTTGCAGCGGATCATTCTGGCAGGCGGTTTCGGCAGTTATGTGGACCTCGCCAAAGCCATGGTCATCGGCCTGCTTCCCGAAGTCAACCCGGACCAGGTCACCTATGTCGGCAACGGATCGCTGATGGGCGCCCGGATGAGTTCGCTCACCAACCGGATCCGCAGGGACGTGGTGGATGTGACCAAACGCATGACCAATTTCGAGCTCTCCGAAACCCGATCCTACATGGACAACTACGTTGCGGCCCTTTTCCTGCCGCATACGGACATCAACAAATTCCCGAAGCTCAAGGCAAGACTCGAATCAAGGGGAAAATCCCACCGAGAACATTTATCGTGAACATGCGGATTCAGGGTTAAGTTTTAAGTTTTAAGGGTTAAGTTTTAAGTTTTAAGGGTTAAGTTTTAAGTTTTAAGGGTTAAGTTTTAAGTTTTAAGGGTTAAGTTTTAAGTTTTAAGGGTTAAGGGTGTATGGGAACGTTTTGGTTTTGTAGGGGCGACCGGCCGGTCGCCCCTGCAATGGGCGTCTTGGACCAAGGTTGTGGATTCCTGCATTGACCGGGAGTGGCAGGCCGGATTTTCATGGGCGGGGGATTTTCACTCCCTGGGATAGATAGTGTCTGAACGGAAAACCCGTTTTGGGTACAACCTGAGCCGGAGGGCGGGCTGCTCCGAATAGGGGTTTTCCGTTCAGGCACGAGATAACCCCTGCCATGAGATTTTATTGACAAATGTCTCGGCTTGGGTTAGGGCTTTCAAGTTAAAATTTTTCCTTTTGGGAGCAACCCGTCCCAAAGGGTGAATTGCGTCGATCAGACCGGACGGGACAGACCCAAATTCGATCATCATAGCCGCCCAGGTGCGGATTTGCGATAACCAGTGAAATTCATGTCGAAAGGAGCGTGATCGAACACCACAAGGAAATGTTCGTTGGCAGAAAGAGGCATCACCATTGACCCCATAAACCACCAACAATCAAGGAGGGAACTTTGGGCTTAGACATTGTCAAGGAATCATACACCGGCAACATCCGGGAAATTACGCTGGGCAAGGGGCCGAAAGCCGTCAAAGTCGGCGGCCAGAACTGTTACCCCTTCTACCTGTTCGAAGGCACCATGCCCAACAAGCCCAGAATCGCCATGGAAGTCTGGGACATGCAACCGGAAGAATGGCCGGAAGCCGCTTTGAGCCATTTCAAGGACGTGGCATCCGATGCGGCGGCATGGGCCAAAAAATGCGTCAACGAATTCGGCGCCGAAATGATCGTGCTGCAGCTCAAGAGCACCGACCCCAACGGCAACAACGCATCGCCCGAGCAGGCAGCCGAAACCGTCAAGAAAGTCCAGGCAGCCGTCGATGTCCCGGTAATTTTATGGGGATGCGCCAATGTCCAGAAGGATGAAGCCGTATTCAAGAAAATCGCGGAAGAATGCCAGGGAACCAACCTGGTGATGGGCCCGGTCGAGGACAAGAACCACAAGGCTATCGGTGCGGCAGCCATGGGATATGGCCACACACTCATCTCCTCTTCCCCGATCGATGTCAACCTTGCCAAGCAAATCAACATCCTGCTCGAAAATCTCGGTGTTCCCACCGATAAAATCATCATCGACCCGACGACGGGCGGTCTCGGATATGGTCTCGAATATTCCTATTCCGTCATGGAGCGGCTGCGCATGGCAGCTCTCAATCAGGGCGACGACAAACTCCAGTACCCGATCATCAACAACCTTGGCAACGAAGTCTGGAAGTGCAAGGAAGCCAAACTCGGAATCGACGATGCCCCGACACTCGGTGATCCCGAAAAACGCGGGATCCTGATGGAAGCCGTCGGCGCCATTGCCTATCTTCTGGCAGGAAGCGACATTCTCATCATGCGCCATCCCGAATCCATCCGCATGGTCAAGGCCTTCATCGAACTGCTGATGAACGGTGGATCGGCAAGCGCCATCGCTGGCATCCAGAAGCAACTTCCCGAAGCCGTCGTCGATTTGGCAGCCCTCGCTCCGGCGCCTGATCTCACCATTGCCGAAGAAAAGGCTAAACCCGCTCCGGCAGCAGCCGCACCCAAAGCCGAAGCACCAAAAGCGGCAGCGCCCGCAGCAGCAGCCCCCAAAGCTCAAGCACCCAAGGCTGCAGCGCCTGCACCCGCGGCTGAAGCCAAAGCGGCAGCACCGGTCGTAGACAAGGCTGCAGAGGAAGCCAAGGCAGCAGCACAAGCCAAGGCGGATGCGGAAGCCAAAGCCAAGGCCGAGGCAGATGCAAAAGCCAAAGCAGAAGCCGATGCGAAGGCCAAAGTGGAAGCGGAAGCCAAAGCCAAGGCGGATGCCGCAGCCAAAGCCAAAGCCGATGAAGAAGCCAAACTGAAGGCCGAAGCCGCCAAACGCGAGGCTGAAGAAGAAGCCATCCGTCAGCAGCGGGCCAAGGAACGGGAAGAGCGCGCGGCAGCCATGCAAAAGGCCCAAGCCACCACCGTTACCCTGACCGCAGCCGCCATCCAGAAATCGATGACGGAGAAAATTCTCGATAAACTGAATCGCATCCATAGAAGATGATGCCACCGATATTCACGTTCGATGTGCCAGCGATATAACAGGAGGAGGAACCTCTCATGGCAGAAGAAACCAAGTTGAAAAAAGTCGTGGTTGCAGACAAGGAAGTGAAGGCCGAAAAAGCAGCGAAGGTGGCCGATCCTGTCGGCGCGTCCATCGACATCGCTACCCAGCAGATGATCCGAAGAGCCCAGGAATTGGGCATCGATACGGTTTTCGATCGTGCCGAAGCAATGAAACCCTGTAACATCGGCATCCAGGGAACCTGCTGCAAAAACTGTTCGATGGGCCCCTGCAGGCTGCCGCTCACCAAATCCGCAGGCGATGGCCCCGACGAACGAAAAGGGCTTTGCGGTGCAAGCGCCAACACCATCGCCGCCCGAAACTTCATCCGCATGGTAGCAGGTGGAGCCGCAGCCCACTCCGATCATGGCCGCGGCGTTGCCGAAGTATTCATGGCCGTCGCCCGAGGGGAAAGCCACGATTACAAAATCAAGGATGTCAACAAGCTCCTGGCGATCGCGCCACATTACGGCGTCGAAACCACCGTCAAAACGGACGACGGGCAGGTGCTGGATCGGGATGTCAATGAAATTGCATTGGAAGTCGGCCAGAAGGCCCTCGATGAATGGGGAAAAGCCGAAGGCGAATTGTGCTATCTGAAACGTGCACCCCAGCCGCTCTATGAAAAATGGAAAAAAGCCGGCGTATTGCCGAGAAATATCGACCGGGAAATCGTCGAAATCATGCACCGGACCCACATGGGCGTGGATCAGGATTACAAGAACCTGATCAAGCAAGGCACCCGGGCGGCTCTTGCCGATGGTTGGGGCGGATCGATGATTGCCACCGATCTTCAGGATGTTCTGTTCGGAACCCCATATCCCCTTCAGTCCGAAGCCAATCTCGGCATCATGAAGGAAGACCATGTCAACCTCATCATCCATGGTCATGAGCCGATTCTCTCCGAAATGATCGTTGCCGCTGCCCAGTCCCAGGAAATGATCGATTACGCCAAAACCGTGGGCGCCAAGGGCATTCAGCTCGGCGGTATCTGCTGCACCGGAAACGAAATCCTGCAGCGCCATGGCGTTCCACCGGCAGGCACTTTCCTGCAGCAGGAACTGGCCATCATTACCGGCGCCTGTGATGCCATGGTCGTGGATATCCAGTGCGTTATGCAGAATCTGGCCAATGTCGCCAAGTGCTTCCACACCAAGCTGATCACCACCCACCGCATCGCCAGAATGGAGCAGGAAAACGTCATTCACATCGAATTTGACGAACACCATGCGATGGAAGATGCCAAACGGATCGTGAAAATGGCCATCGACAATTTCCAGAATCGAAAAGCCGAAGTCATGATCCCCAGAGCCAAGGCCACCCAGATTGCAGGCTTCGGTGTCGAATCGATCCGCTATCACCTGGGCGGGACCTTCCGCGGCGACTATTACACCTTGAACGACAATATCATCAACGGCCGCATCCGGGGCATCGCTGGCGTGGTCGGCTGCAACAACGCCAGAACCCGCCACAACGAAAACCACATCACCATCGTCAAGGAACTCATCAAAAACGACGTCATTGTTCTGACAACGGGATGCAACGGCATTGCCTGCGCCATGGAAGGGCTGCTCACGCCGGAAACGGCGGCCGTCTTCTGCGGTCCCGGTCTTGCCGAAGTCTGCGAAACCGTCGGTATCCCGCCCGTGCTGCACATGGGCTCCTGTGTGGACAACAGCCGGATCCTCTTGGCTGCAACCGAAGTCGTCAAGGCAGGCGGCCTCGGCAACGACATCAGCGATCTGCCGGCTGCCGGAAGCGCGCCCGAGTGGATGAGCGAAAAAGCCATCAGCATCGGACAGTACTTTGTTGCCTCCGGTTTCTACACGGTCTTTGGCGTCACCTTCCCGACCACCGGTGCTCCTGTATTCCAGGATTATCTGTTCCACGAACTGGAGAAGATATATGGTGGCATGTGGGATTTCGAGATCGATCCGATCAAGCACGCGCACAAGATGATCGCCCATATCGACAAGAAGCGCAAAGCGCTCGGCATCGACAAGGCCAGAGAACGCGTCCTGATGGATATGGCCGACCGGATGAAACTCTCGGCATGATCAAGTAACCCAGAAGCACCTGTCATGCGTACCCGATTCTGCAAACCATCGATCGTTATAAATCCTCAATGAAGGAGGAATCATGTCAAGACTCGTAGCATTCGCCGCCATTCAGGGCGGATACAACATCGTCTCCAAGGTGGAAGGAAAGCTTCAAAAAGCACTGGCCACCTACAACGCCGACACCAAGGTCGGATTTCCCAACACGGCTTATTACCTGCCTGTCATCTATTCACTTCTCGGCATCAAGGTCGAGACCCTCGAAGACATGAAAAAACCCCTTGCATTTGCCAGAGGCCTTCTGCCGCCGCACGTCAAGGGCTCACACCATCTGCCGTATCTCGGCCCCCTTCTGGATGCCGGCATGGCAGCCCTGTTTGCCTTCGAAATCGAAGAAGCCCTGCGCTATCTCGAACAGCCGGATTTCTATCTCCATTCGGAAGAAATCGATGAAGCCGCCGGAAAAATCTGGCTGGGTGCAGCCGACGATACCGTGTTCCGAAAACGCGGCGTGGAATTCGTCGACGGCTCGGCTCCGGGTTTTGCCGCCATCGTCGGTGCGGCTCCAACTCCCGAAATCGCCAAGATGATCGTGGAAGAATATCAGAAACGAAGCCTCTATATTTTCCTCGCAGCCAACCAGAACGGCACGACCGTTGCCCAGCAGTTGCTTGAGGCAGGAGTTCAGATCGGATGGAATACCCGTATCGTTCCTTTCGGCCCCGACATTTCCTCGGCCATCTTCGCCCTTGGTTTCGCCAACCGGGCGGCCATGGCTTTCGGCGGCATCAAACCCGGCGACTACCGCAAGATGCTGCTTTACAACAAGAACCGGATCTTCGCCTTCGTCAATGCGCTGGGCGATGTCAATGCCGAATGGGCCGCAGCGGCCGCCGGATGCGTCAACTGGGGCTTCCCGACCCTTGCAGACACTGACATTCCCGAAATTCTTCCCACCGGTATCTGTACGTACGAGCACGTCGTCGCCAACGTCAAACACGAAGACATGGTGCAGAAGTCCGTTGAAGTCCGCGGCCTCAAGGTCACCGTTTCCAAGATCGACATCCCCTGCGCCTTCGGTCCTGCATATGAAGGTGAGCGCGTCCGCGGGGCAGACCTGTACTGCCAGTGCGGCGGCGGCAAGACCCAGTGCACCGAGCTGGTGAAAATGGCCGAAATGAACGAGATCGAAGACGGCAAGGTCACGGTCGTCGGCCCCGACATGAAGGATATCAAAGCCGGCGGAACATTCCCGCTCGGCATCTATGTCCAGGTTGCGGGCCGCGAATTTCAGACCGACTTCGAGCCCATTCTGGAACGCCAGATCCACCACCTGATCAATTACATCCAGGGCATCATGCACATCGGGCAGCGGGACATTTCCTGGATCCGCGTCAGCAAGGCGGCCATCGAGAAAGGCTTCTCCCTGAAGGATATCGGCGTGGTCCTCCATGCGAAATTCCATCAGGATTTCCAGAAAATCGTGGACAAGGTTCAGGTCACCCTGTTCACCAACAAGGAAGATGTGGACAAACTGACGGCAAGGGCCCGGGCCGAATACAAAATGCGGGATGAGCGCGTCGAGAAGATGACCGACGAGGATGTGGAAATCTACTATTCCTGCACCCTTTGCCAGTCCTTCGCTCCGACCCACGTCTGCACCGTCAGCCCCGAGCGGACGGGTCTGTGCGGCGCTTACAACTGGATGGACTGCAAGGCTTCCTTTGAAATCAACCCGACCGGGCCGAACCAGCCGATTCAGAAGGGCGAATGCATCGATCCCAAACTCGGGCAATGGAAGGGCGTCAATGAATTTGTGAAGAAAGCCTCCCGTGGGGCTATCGACCACTACAATTTCTACTCCCTCGTGGTCGATCCGATGACGACCTGCGGCTGCTGCGAATGTATCGCAGCCACTCTGCCCACCTGCAACGGTGTCATGACCGTTCACCGGGATTATTCCGGAGAAACCCCCTGCGGCATGAAGTTCACCACCCTGGCCGGTGTCATGGGCGGTGGGGCGCAGTCGCCGGGTTTTGTCGGCCATTCCAAATACAACATCACCCAGAGAAAATTCATCGTCGGAGACGGCGGGTTGCTTCGAATGGTATGGATGCCCAAAAGCCTGAAGGAAGAAATCCGCGACCGGCTCATCAAACGCGGCACGGAGATGGGTTACCCGAACCTGATCGACATGATCGCAGACGAAACCGTCGGGACGACCGAAGAGGAAATTCTGCCCTTCCTGCAGAAGGTCGGCCATCCGGCGCTTTCGATGCCTCCGATCATCGGCGGATGATCTTTTCCGTCGGGATGGTTTGTGAACCGTCCCGACAAACCAACGTCAGATGATGGTACCCGTAGGGGCGATACATGAATCGCCCCTTCCACCAACATTTTTCGGAAACAAGGAGAAAACGATGGCATTAACCGGTATTCAGATCTTCAAACTCCTGCCCAAGACCAACTGCAAGGAGTGTGGAGTGCCCACCTGTCTGGCCTTCGCCATGAACCTGGCATCCGGCAAGGCGGAACTGGACAGTTGCCCTTACGTATCCCCGGAAGCAAGGGAGCAACTTGCCGAAGCCTCCGCCCCACCCATTCGCCCCGTCGCAATCGGCAAAGGGGTCCGGGCCGCCACCACCGGCGGCGAAACCGTACTGTACAGGCACGAAAAAACCTTCTACAACAAGACCATTTATGCCGCGCTGGTGAAGGCGGACATTGCCGAAGCCGATCTGAAGGCGAAACTTGCCGCATGGAACGCCTACCAGTTCGAGCGGGTAGGCCTCAATCTGCGACCCGAAATGATCGCCCTGAAGGATGCCGGGGATGCGGCCGCCTTCGCAGCCAAGGCCAAACTGATTGCGGAAACCTCCGAGTTCAACCTTGTGCTGATGTCCGAATCGATCGACGCCATGAAAGCGGCTGTCGATGCGACGAAATTCAAGCGCCCCCTGATCTATGGCGCCACCGCAGCCAATGTGGACGCCTTCGGCGCCCTGGCCAAAGAAACCGGGCTTCCGCTCGCCGTCAAGGCCGAATCGATTGATGCCCTCATTCCGCTCACCACCAAGCTCACCGAGATGGGCCTCAAGGACATCGTCATCGATTCCGGATCCCGCGAAGTCAAACAGGCGCTCCAGGATC
The sequence above is drawn from the Desulfatirhabdium butyrativorans DSM 18734 genome and encodes:
- a CDS encoding ASKHA domain-containing protein, with amino-acid sequence MKGYTVRFLPHDKTITVDEGTTVLRAAMAAGVHINASCGGEGVCGKCRVLIETGAVEGGITEKLSRQDIEQGYRQACLSTIRGDLTVRIPVESVVDASILNMQSTPRRMAGIQEPDFNELKEQGLFLPPVEKKYLELPEPSHQDNLPDVSRLIGFLKLEHDEHRLVVSLPVIRKLPGILRQSGFKITATLARPVHPGRKTHIINVQPGDTTDRNYAIAIDIGTTTVYGQLIDLITGNVLAQFGDFNAQISYGEDVISRIMYAEKPGGLDKLHEVVIGTINGIIAKMLKKSGIDRDDVNAITLAGNTTMTQLMLKVDPRYIRRSPYVPASTIYPPIMAKSLDFELGDHVTALVYPQISSYVGGDIVSGVMGSGMYRTEELTLYLDIGTNAEIVIGNKDWLACAACSAGPAFEGGGITFGMRATKGAIEDFSIDPITLEPMNITIGNVRPKGICGSGLIIMVATLFEMGIIDNKGKFNRDLKTPRIRETEGIVEYVLAFAENTQIDRDIVLTEPDIDNLIRAKGAIYSGCMTLLEEVGLNVNDLQRIILAGGFGSYVDLAKAMVIGLLPEVNPDQVTYVGNGSLMGARMSSLTNRIRRDVVDVTKRMTNFELSETRSYMDNYVAALFLPHTDINKFPKLKARLESRGKSHREHLS
- the cooS gene encoding anaerobic carbon-monoxide dehydrogenase catalytic subunit; protein product: MAEETKLKKVVVADKEVKAEKAAKVADPVGASIDIATQQMIRRAQELGIDTVFDRAEAMKPCNIGIQGTCCKNCSMGPCRLPLTKSAGDGPDERKGLCGASANTIAARNFIRMVAGGAAAHSDHGRGVAEVFMAVARGESHDYKIKDVNKLLAIAPHYGVETTVKTDDGQVLDRDVNEIALEVGQKALDEWGKAEGELCYLKRAPQPLYEKWKKAGVLPRNIDREIVEIMHRTHMGVDQDYKNLIKQGTRAALADGWGGSMIATDLQDVLFGTPYPLQSEANLGIMKEDHVNLIIHGHEPILSEMIVAAAQSQEMIDYAKTVGAKGIQLGGICCTGNEILQRHGVPPAGTFLQQELAIITGACDAMVVDIQCVMQNLANVAKCFHTKLITTHRIARMEQENVIHIEFDEHHAMEDAKRIVKMAIDNFQNRKAEVMIPRAKATQIAGFGVESIRYHLGGTFRGDYYTLNDNIINGRIRGIAGVVGCNNARTRHNENHITIVKELIKNDVIVLTTGCNGIACAMEGLLTPETAAVFCGPGLAEVCETVGIPPVLHMGSCVDNSRILLAATEVVKAGGLGNDISDLPAAGSAPEWMSEKAISIGQYFVASGFYTVFGVTFPTTGAPVFQDYLFHELEKIYGGMWDFEIDPIKHAHKMIAHIDKKRKALGIDKARERVLMDMADRMKLSA
- a CDS encoding bifunctional acetyl-CoA hydrolase/transferase family protein/GNAT family N-acetyltransferase, with the translated sequence MAKPHFWPDHYIQNTKSAEEAIGLIKPGQRVFIGSSCGEPQHLVRVLANASSSFMDIEIVRVMSLESTPLTLIANKTQDQILNIRSFYLGSAKPKSLSRNLRFITPLNLSAIPRLFKSRMMPVHIALIQTTPPDDFGWLSLGISVDITLAAAQSADLVIAQINPKMPRVLGQSFIHVNDVDIFVEYEEPLLGVPKTPELEAANTIGRLISRHIEDGSTIQISPGTTPQATMLALQDKNDLGIHTQYMTSDIMHLYSAGIITNRCKGFNDGKMVASTAIGDDNLYEFIHDNPAVEFHPSDYVNNPSIIARHNRMVALNVVTAIDLTGQVAADSLPYTQFSGVTGMMDFIRGATQAEGGKSILLMPSTDATGKKSRILPLLNDRAIVIPRGDVHYVATEYGVVNLFGKSFQERALAMISIAHPAFRDELFFEAKKMGLFSQERTLTESMHGVYPVELEENLKIDGETVTIRPAKPIDERRIQEHFYSLDKNDVISRFFHEKTSFLRKEMQGISQIDYVKNLTMLAVVGEFGFGKVVAIGEYLIEESKNLAEVAFSVSHEWQGKKLGKILLHKLAMAAKQNGIAGLIAFTNHDNQGMIRLFETLPYKIKKTFEEDVLVLICRFDEPKA
- the acsB gene encoding acetyl-CoA decarbonylase/synthase complex subunit alpha/beta — its product is MSRLVAFAAIQGGYNIVSKVEGKLQKALATYNADTKVGFPNTAYYLPVIYSLLGIKVETLEDMKKPLAFARGLLPPHVKGSHHLPYLGPLLDAGMAALFAFEIEEALRYLEQPDFYLHSEEIDEAAGKIWLGAADDTVFRKRGVEFVDGSAPGFAAIVGAAPTPEIAKMIVEEYQKRSLYIFLAANQNGTTVAQQLLEAGVQIGWNTRIVPFGPDISSAIFALGFANRAAMAFGGIKPGDYRKMLLYNKNRIFAFVNALGDVNAEWAAAAAGCVNWGFPTLADTDIPEILPTGICTYEHVVANVKHEDMVQKSVEVRGLKVTVSKIDIPCAFGPAYEGERVRGADLYCQCGGGKTQCTELVKMAEMNEIEDGKVTVVGPDMKDIKAGGTFPLGIYVQVAGREFQTDFEPILERQIHHLINYIQGIMHIGQRDISWIRVSKAAIEKGFSLKDIGVVLHAKFHQDFQKIVDKVQVTLFTNKEDVDKLTARARAEYKMRDERVEKMTDEDVEIYYSCTLCQSFAPTHVCTVSPERTGLCGAYNWMDCKASFEINPTGPNQPIQKGECIDPKLGQWKGVNEFVKKASRGAIDHYNFYSLVVDPMTTCGCCECIAATLPTCNGVMTVHRDYSGETPCGMKFTTLAGVMGGGAQSPGFVGHSKYNITQRKFIVGDGGLLRMVWMPKSLKEEIRDRLIKRGTEMGYPNLIDMIADETVGTTEEEILPFLQKVGHPALSMPPIIGG
- the acsC gene encoding acetyl-CoA decarbonylase/synthase complex subunit gamma, whose protein sequence is MALTGIQIFKLLPKTNCKECGVPTCLAFAMNLASGKAELDSCPYVSPEAREQLAEASAPPIRPVAIGKGVRAATTGGETVLYRHEKTFYNKTIYAALVKADIAEADLKAKLAAWNAYQFERVGLNLRPEMIALKDAGDAAAFAAKAKLIAETSEFNLVLMSESIDAMKAAVDATKFKRPLIYGATAANVDAFGALAKETGLPLAVKAESIDALIPLTTKLTEMGLKDIVIDSGSREVKQALQDQIVIRRAALKAGNRALGFPTITFPCEMASNLDVETMIAAVFTAKYAGIVVMSDFKGESIFPLLLERLNIFTDPQRPMTETQGIYEINNPNENSPILVTTNFALTYFIVSGEIEGSRVPSWLLIKDSEGLSVMTAWAAGKFSGDDVGAFVKKSGISDKCKTQELIIPGYAAAIAGDVEEELPGWTITVGPREAAHIPAFLKGRQAA
- a CDS encoding acetyl-CoA decarbonylase/synthase complex subunit delta, which produces MGLDIVKESYTGNIREITLGKGPKAVKVGGQNCYPFYLFEGTMPNKPRIAMEVWDMQPEEWPEAALSHFKDVASDAAAWAKKCVNEFGAEMIVLQLKSTDPNGNNASPEQAAETVKKVQAAVDVPVILWGCANVQKDEAVFKKIAEECQGTNLVMGPVEDKNHKAIGAAAMGYGHTLISSSPIDVNLAKQINILLENLGVPTDKIIIDPTTGGLGYGLEYSYSVMERLRMAALNQGDDKLQYPIINNLGNEVWKCKEAKLGIDDAPTLGDPEKRGILMEAVGAIAYLLAGSDILIMRHPESIRMVKAFIELLMNGGSASAIAGIQKQLPEAVVDLAALAPAPDLTIAEEKAKPAPAAAAPKAEAPKAAAPAAAAPKAQAPKAAAPAPAAEAKAAAPVVDKAAEEAKAAAQAKADAEAKAKAEADAKAKAEADAKAKVEAEAKAKADAAAKAKADEEAKLKAEAAKREAEEEAIRQQRAKEREERAAAMQKAQATTVTLTAAAIQKSMTEKILDKLNRIHRR